From the Carya illinoinensis cultivar Pawnee chromosome 4, C.illinoinensisPawnee_v1, whole genome shotgun sequence genome, one window contains:
- the LOC122307105 gene encoding golgin subfamily B member 1-like isoform X3 gives MEEETLVSSEVPVMKAAEDVVSNADPIKVTNGELPVLGKEGKREEEETDGEFIKVEKESKDVKDASHTDVTVSVIERSSSNPSRELLEAQEKIRELEFELERIAGAFKHSESENSQLKEEVSLTKEKLVGREKKYGELELSHNKMQQHIVEAEEKHSTRINILQEELQAQEAKSKELIEVKEALDGLSLELESSRKRMQELEDDLQCSAGETQKFEDLHKQSGSHAESETKRALEFERLLEVTKLTAKEMEDQMASLQEELKGLYDKIAENQKVEEALKTTAAELSAVQEELTLSKSQLLDIEQRLSSREDLINELTQDLDSRKASESQVKEHVLSLENHLASTKEDLQLKVSELVEIKLRHQDETNSRELVETALKTQEAQVSAVQDELAKVLEEKEALKVAVAEMASKAKQLEELHSNLEEKLRLSDENFNQTDSLLSQALSNNSALEQKLRSLEELHNETGVAATTTTQKNLELEDIIQASNAAAEEAKSQLRELETRCIAAEQKNVELEQQLNFLELKSSDTEREIKEVSDKISELNATLRVAEEEKVQLNVQMLEYQEKITLLESALDQSSLRNSELVEELKIAVGKCTEHEDRASMNHQRSLELEDLIQLSHSKVEDASKRASELELLLETEKYRIQELEEQISTLEIKCGDVEADSEKQSHKVAQLASELKAFEARVSSLEISLQTAHEKERELIESLNTATNEKKRLEDASISSGKKLAEAENLSEVLRNELNLTLQKLESIEIGLKASGVRESEVMEKLKYAEEQLEQHGRLIEQTTARNTELELLHDSLSRDSEGRLQEAIENFNNRDSEAKSLLEKLRIHEDQVKIYEEQVAQAAGKTVSLKAELDQTLLTLASLENINEELREQISNAENRASQSLSENELLVETNVQLKSKIDELQELVNSALSEKEATTQQLFSHKNTVSELTGQHSRALELHSAAEVRIAEAERQLQEAIHRFSHRDSEAKDLSVKLNALETQIELYKEQAQESSTIAEARNIELEQTLSKLKHLESIVEELQIKSRDLEKETGGLAVANMKLTEEVAAYESKLSNLQAKLLAALAEKDETVEQLNSSKKAIEVLTHQLASEGQKLQSQTRLKELEEQLMKSEDQLKQEVQSIQLAAAGKEAELISKLEDHAHKVQDRDLLHVKVLELQKELQLAQNTHAEQKEKNSQKDLKREAALEHSLEGLEAKNREIMLLEKQVKELEQKLQQADDKLSRKGDVSSPTEHKEGMEVKSRDIGSTVSTPSKRKSKKKSEAPVAQTSSASETHTQTAVVSPLSSYKFILGVALVSVILGIILGKRY, from the exons ATGGAAGAGGAAACACTAGTGAGTTCAGAAGTTCCGGTGATGAAGGCTGCTGAGGATGTTGTGAGTAATGCCGATCCCATCAAG GTAACAAATGGAGAGCTGCCTGTAttaggaaaagaaggaaaaagagaagaggaagaaaccGATGGAGAGTTTATAAAAGTTGAGAAGGAATCTAAAGATGTGAAAGATGCTTCGCACACAGATGTAACAGTATCTGTCATTGAGAGAAGCTCAAGCAATCCAAGCAGAGAATTACTAGAAGCACAAGAGAAAATACGAGAACTTGAGTTTGAATTGGAAAGAATAGCTGGAGCATTTAAGCATTCTGAATCTGAGAACTCTCAGCTGAAGGAAGAGGTCTCTCTGACAAAGGAGAAGCTGGTTGGCAGAGAAAAGAAGTATGGAGAGCTTGAACTCAGCCACAACAAAATGCAACAGCATATTGTAGAAGCAGAGGAAAAACACAGTACACGGATAAACATTTTGCAGGAGGAACTGCAAGCTCAAGAGGCAAAGAGCAAGGAGCTGATTGAAGTGAAAGAAGCACTTGATGGTCTCAGCCTTGAGCTTGAAAGCTCAAGAAAGAGGATGCAGGAATTAGAGGATGATCTGCAATGTTCTGCAGGTGAGACACAAAAGTTTGAGGATCTACACAAACAAAGTGGATCCCATGCTGAATCTGAGACAAAGAGGGCCTTGGAGTTTGAGAGATTACTTGAAGTGACAAAACTGACTgcaaaagaaatggaagatCAGATGGCTTCCCTACAAGAAGAGCTTAAGGGCTTGTATGACAAGATTGCTGAAAATCAGAAGGTTGAAGAAGCACTTAAGACAACTGCAGCAGAGCTTTCTGCCGTCCAAGAGGAATTGACGCTTTCAAAATCCCAACTGCTGGACATAGAGCAGAGACTTTCTTCAAGAGAAGATCTTATAAATGAACTGACCCAGGACCTGGACTCGAGGAAGGCTTCAGAATCTCAGGTGAAGGAACATGTCTTGTCACTTGAAAATCATCTAGCCTCAACCAAAGAAGATCTTCAATTAAAGGTTTCTGAACTGGTAGAAATCAAGTTGAGGCATCAGGACGAAACAAACTCGAGGGAATTGGTTGAGACTGCATTGAAAACCCAGGAAGCACAAGTTTCAGCTGTACAAGACGAACTGGCCAAAGTGCTCGAAGAAAAAGAAGCTCTCAAAGTAGCTGTGGCAGAAATGGCTAGTAAGGCAAAGCAATTGGAGGAATTGCACAGCAATCTCGAGGAGAAATTGAGGCTCTCAGATGAGAATTTCAATCAAACAGATTCTCTTTTGTCTCAAGCTTTGTCCAACAATTCAGCGCTTGAACAAAAGTTGAGGTCTCTGGAAGAGCTTCATAATGAAACTGGAGTTGCAGCAACGACAACAACTCAAAAGAATCTTGAGCTCGAGGATATAATCCAGGCTTCAAATGCAGCAGCAGAAGAGGCAAAATCGCAACTAAGAGAGCTTGAGACACGATGTATAGCAGCAGAGCAGAAGAATGTGGAGCTTGAGCAACAGCTAAATTTTCTGGAACTAAAAAGCAGTGATACTGAGAGAGAAATTAAAGAAGTTTCTGACAAAATATCTGAACTTAATGCTACATTGAGAGTGGCTGAGGAAGAAAAAGTGCAGCTGAATGTCCAAATGCTGGAATACCAAGAAAAAATTACTCTGCTGGAATCAGCTCTAGATCAGTCCTCATTACGGAATTCAGAGCTTGTGGAGGAATTGAAGATTGCTGTGGGGAAATGCACTGAACATGAGGATCGAGCCAGTATGAACCATCAGCGCAGCCTTGAGCTAGAAGACTTGATCCAACTATCTCATTCCAAAGTGGAGGATGCCAGTAAAAGGGCGAGTGAGCTAGAGTTGTTACTCGAAACAGAGAAGTATAGAATTCAGGAACTTGAAGAACAGATCAGCACATTAGAAATTAAATGTGGGGATGTAGAAGCAGATTCCGAGAAACAATCTCACAAGGTAGCTCAACTCGCATCAGAACTCAAAGCATTCGAAGCCAGAGTGTCAAGTCTTGAAATTTCACTTCAAACGGCTcacgaaaaggaaagagagctGATAGAGTCCTTGAATACAGCAACAAATGAGAAGAAAAGGCTAGAAGATGCCTCGATCAGTTCTGGCAAGAAGCTTGCTGAAGCAGAAAATCTATCGGAAGTCTTGAGAAATGAATTGAATCTGACACTACAGAAGTTGGAAAGCATTGAAATTGGTCTTAAGGCTTCaggggtgagagagagtgaggtaaTGGAGAAGCTTAAATATGCAGAGGAGCAACTTGAGCAACATGGAAGATTGATAGAGCAAACTACTGCAAGAAACACAGAGCTTGAGTTGTTACATGATTCCCTATCAAGGGATTCTGAGGGTAGACTTCAGGAAGCTATAGAAAACTTCAACAACAGGGATTCTGAGGCAAAATCTTTGCTTGAGAAACTGAGGATTCATGAAGACCAAGTAAAGATTTACGAAGAGCAGGTAGCGCAGGCAGCAGGGAAAACTGTATCTTTGAAGGCAGAATTGGATCAGACTTTATTGACATTGGCTTCTTTAGAAAACATAAATGAAGAACTCAGAGAACAGATTTCAAATGCTGAAAATAGAGCTTCTCAGTCTCTCTCAGAGAATGAGCTGTTAGTTGAGACCAATGTTCAGCTCAAAAGTAAGATTGATGAACTTCAGGAATTGGTTAATTCTGCTCTTTCCGAGAAGGAAGCCACCACCCAACAACTTTTTTCTCATAAGAACACTGTCTCAGAGTTAACAGGCCAGCACTCAAGAGCCTTGGAACTACATTCTGCAGCTGAGGTGCGCATTGCGGAAGCAGAAAGACAGTTACAAGAAGCCATTCACAGATTCAGTCACAGAGATTCAGAAGCAAAGGACTTGAGTGTGAAACTGAATGCTCTAGAAACCCAGATAGAATTGTATAAAGAACAGGCTCAAGAATCATCTACGATTGCTGAAGCTCGAAACATTGAGCTGGAACAGACTCTCTCTAAGTTAAAGCATCTGGAAAGCATTGTTGAGGAACTGCAGATCAAATCAAGGGACTTAGAAAAAGAGACTGGAGGACTGGCTGTGGCAAATATGAAGCTTACAGAGGAAGTGGCTGCATATGAGTCCAAACTGAGCAATTTACAGGCAAAACTACTGGCAGCTCTTGCAGAGAAGGACGAAACGGTTGAACAGCTTAACTCTTCAAAGAAGGCCATAGAAGTTTTGACACATCAGCTTGCTTCTGAAGGGCAGAAACTACAATCTCAG ACTCGGCTTAAGGAACTTGAGGAACAGTTAATGAAATCTGAAGATCAACTGAAACAAGAG GTTCAAAGCATTCAGTTGGCTGCGGCTGGAAAAGAGGCagaattaatttcaaaattagagGATCATGCTCATAAAGTCCAGGATAGAGATTTATTACATGTAAAGGTGTTAGAACTTCAAAAAGAATTACAACTTGCTCAGAACACCCATGCCGAACAG AAAGAAAAGAACTctcaaaaggatttgaaaagagaaGCAGCACTGGAGCATTCTCTTGAAGGGCTTGAAGCAAAGAACAGAGAAATCATGCTACTAGAGAAGCAAGTCAAAGAGCTTGAGCAGAAATTGCAGCAGGCTGATGATAAACTGTCACGAAAG GGAGATGTTAGCAGTCCAACTGAACACAAGGAAGGGATGGAGGTCAAATCCCGGGACATTGGATCAACCGTTTCCACTCCATCAAAAAGGAAGAGCAAGAAAAAGTCAGAAGCACCTGTTGCTCAAACCTCATCTGCTTCAGAGACCCACACTCAAACTGCTGTGGTTTCTCCTCTCTCGAGCTATAAGTTCATCTTGGGAGTAGCTCTGGTCTCTGTGATCCTCGGCATAATTCTTGGGAAACGATATTAG